The following proteins come from a genomic window of Streptomyces sp. NBC_01716:
- a CDS encoding UbiA family prenyltransferase: MNADVDPGTSTREAGTGDAQPPWRARPLSAGRALALSCHPGPVVAVTTLTLALAATAGHGAARCLLLTVAVLTGQLSVGWCNDAYDALRDTVNGRKDKPVVVGTVGQGTVWAAAFGALALCVPLSLACGALAGTAHLIAVAAAWGYNLRLKATALSWLPYAIGFASLPALVSLSLPGTPWPAWWAVTGGALLGVGAHLADVLPDIRGDLATGVRGLPHRLGATGTRLLLPVPLVAASVVLTLGPQGRAGVGAVLVPLAAGVIAVAGLLLGRRHEKAPFVGAVAVAALDVGLLMGHGTGVT; the protein is encoded by the coding sequence GTGAACGCCGATGTGGACCCCGGAACCAGTACGCGCGAGGCCGGGACCGGCGACGCCCAACCCCCGTGGCGGGCCCGGCCGCTGAGCGCCGGAAGGGCCCTGGCGCTGTCCTGCCATCCGGGCCCGGTGGTCGCCGTCACGACGCTCACCCTCGCGCTCGCCGCCACCGCGGGCCACGGCGCGGCCCGTTGCCTGCTGCTCACGGTCGCGGTGCTGACCGGTCAGCTCTCCGTGGGGTGGTGCAACGACGCGTACGACGCCCTGCGCGACACCGTCAACGGCCGAAAGGACAAGCCCGTCGTCGTGGGGACGGTCGGCCAAGGGACGGTGTGGGCAGCGGCGTTCGGCGCGCTCGCGCTCTGCGTGCCGCTCTCGCTGGCCTGCGGCGCGCTCGCCGGTACCGCGCATCTGATCGCGGTGGCCGCCGCGTGGGGATACAACCTGCGGCTCAAGGCCACCGCGCTGTCCTGGCTGCCGTACGCGATCGGATTCGCGAGCCTGCCGGCCCTCGTCTCACTGAGTCTGCCGGGCACCCCGTGGCCGGCCTGGTGGGCCGTCACCGGCGGCGCGTTGCTCGGTGTGGGGGCGCATCTGGCGGACGTCCTGCCCGACATCCGCGGTGACCTGGCCACCGGTGTACGGGGGCTGCCGCACCGACTCGGCGCCACCGGCACCCGGTTGCTGCTGCCCGTCCCGCTGGTCGCGGCATCGGTGGTGCTGACGCTGGGCCCGCAGGGCCGGGCAGGCGTGGGTGCCGTGCTCGTGCCGCTCGCCGCCGGGGTGATCGCGGTGGCCGGACTGCTGCTCGGCCGCCGCCACGAGAAGGCGCCTTTCGTCGGGGCGGTCGCCGTGGCGGCGCTGGACGTGGGGCTGCTGATGGGGCACGGGACCGGCGTCACATGA
- a CDS encoding isoprenylcysteine carboxyl methyltransferase family protein gives MWWYTALVLAVGCERVAELVVARRNARWSLERGGTETGRGHYPAMVALHTALLAGALAETALAGRSFVPAFGWTMVGVVVAAQALRWWCIGTLGPRWNTRVIVVPGLPLVSGGPYRLLRHPNYVAVVAEGLALPLVHGAWVTATVFTGLNAALMVVRIRCENVALGTAPAGAPA, from the coding sequence ATGTGGTGGTACACGGCACTCGTGCTCGCCGTCGGGTGCGAGCGCGTCGCCGAACTCGTCGTCGCCCGGCGCAATGCCCGCTGGAGCCTGGAGCGCGGAGGTACGGAGACCGGACGCGGGCACTACCCGGCCATGGTCGCCCTGCACACCGCTCTGCTGGCCGGCGCGCTCGCCGAAACGGCCCTGGCCGGGCGGTCGTTCGTGCCCGCGTTCGGCTGGACGATGGTGGGTGTCGTCGTCGCGGCGCAGGCGCTGCGCTGGTGGTGCATCGGGACTCTGGGACCCCGGTGGAACACCAGGGTGATCGTCGTGCCCGGCCTGCCCCTGGTGTCCGGCGGGCCCTACCGGCTGCTGCGGCATCCGAACTACGTCGCCGTCGTCGCGGAGGGGCTGGCGCTGCCGCTGGTGCACGGTGCGTGGGTCACGGCCACCGTCTTCACCGGGCTCAACGCGGCCTTGATGGTGGTCCGGATCCGGTGCGAGAACGTGGCGCTCGGGACGGCACCGGCGGGCGCGCCCGCGTGA
- a CDS encoding type III polyketide synthase yields MTRIAAVHGVLAPYRNTQSEIADMVARTCLPAGTDRQVLDRLHESARVRTRHMSLPLDDYIKIDGFGAANDVFIELAGDLGAEAVRGALGAAGLRPEDVDLLIFTSVTGVAAPSVDARLVGRLGLRPDVKRVPMFGLGCVAGAAGLARLHDYLRGWPEQVAVLLSVELCSLTFQRDDASLANLVATGLFGDGAGALVAVGEDFPGQGRRGLSGPSVAGAPEVGPSVVGPSVVATRSRMYPDTGHVMGWSVTGSGFRVVLDSSVPEVVRRFLPDDVRAFLAEHGLTPADITGWVCHPGGPKVLEAIAEALELREGALDVTWRSLSEVGNLSSSSVLHVLRDTLAGQPPEPGSPGLMMAMGPGFCCELVLLRW; encoded by the coding sequence ATGACCCGAATCGCCGCCGTGCACGGCGTCCTCGCCCCGTACCGCAACACCCAGTCCGAGATCGCCGACATGGTGGCGCGCACCTGTCTGCCGGCCGGTACCGACCGGCAGGTCCTCGACCGGCTGCACGAGAGCGCGCGGGTCCGCACGCGCCACATGTCCCTGCCGCTGGACGACTACATCAAGATCGACGGTTTCGGCGCCGCCAACGACGTGTTCATCGAGCTCGCCGGTGATCTGGGCGCCGAGGCCGTGCGCGGGGCGCTCGGTGCGGCGGGGCTCCGGCCCGAGGACGTGGACCTGCTGATCTTCACCTCGGTCACCGGCGTGGCCGCGCCCTCCGTGGACGCGCGCCTTGTCGGGCGGCTGGGGCTGCGCCCCGATGTGAAGCGGGTGCCGATGTTCGGACTGGGCTGCGTCGCGGGAGCGGCGGGCCTCGCGCGGCTCCACGACTATCTGCGGGGCTGGCCCGAACAGGTGGCCGTACTGCTCTCGGTCGAACTGTGCTCGCTCACCTTCCAGCGCGACGACGCGTCGTTGGCGAATCTGGTGGCGACCGGGCTGTTCGGCGACGGCGCGGGGGCGCTCGTGGCGGTGGGCGAGGACTTTCCCGGGCAGGGGCGGCGGGGTCTGTCGGGTCCCTCGGTCGCCGGTGCGCCGGAGGTCGGTCCGTCGGTGGTCGGTCCGTCGGTGGTCGCCACGCGGAGCCGGATGTATCCGGACACCGGCCATGTCATGGGGTGGTCCGTCACGGGGTCCGGCTTCCGGGTCGTCCTCGATTCGTCGGTGCCCGAAGTCGTCCGCCGCTTCCTCCCCGACGACGTACGCGCGTTCCTCGCCGAGCACGGTCTGACGCCCGCCGACATCACCGGGTGGGTCTGCCACCCCGGCGGCCCCAAGGTCCTTGAGGCCATCGCCGAGGCGCTGGAGCTGCGCGAGGGCGCGCTCGACGTCACCTGGCGCTCGCTGTCCGAGGTGGGGAACCTCTCGTCCTCGTCCGTCCTGCACGTTCTGCGCGACACCCTCGCCGGGCAGCCCCCGGAGCCGGGCAGCCCCGGTCTGATGATGGCGATGGGTCCCGGTTTCTGCTGCGAACTCGTGCTGCTTCGCTGGTGA
- a CDS encoding NAD(P)/FAD-dependent oxidoreductase has protein sequence MIDVLIAGGGPAGLAAGIHAARAGLRAVVVEPRTTPVDKACGEGIMPGGVAALRAMGVEVSGRELRGIRYRDGERGAEARFRDGTGRGVRRTELHAALRRRADALGVETVRGKVGEVRQSADRVYAGGRTARWLIAADGLHSPIRRGLGLDRPDRAPSRYGLRRHFHVEPWSDFVEVHWSRHGEAYVTPVGDDLVGVAVLSRERRGYGEHLAQFPELAPLLGERPASGVRGAGPLRQRVSSPLAGRVLLVGDAAGYVDALTGEGVALALSTAGAAVRALAQGRPRTYPAAWSKLTRRHRLLTEGLLYATRSPGAARLIVPTAARLPSVFAAAVHALQ, from the coding sequence GTGATCGACGTCCTGATCGCCGGTGGCGGCCCCGCCGGTCTCGCCGCCGGGATCCACGCCGCCCGCGCGGGGCTGCGGGCCGTGGTGGTGGAACCGCGTACGACCCCGGTGGACAAGGCGTGCGGCGAAGGCATCATGCCCGGGGGCGTGGCGGCGCTGCGGGCGATGGGCGTCGAGGTGTCGGGGCGTGAACTGCGCGGTATCCGCTACCGGGACGGCGAGCGTGGCGCCGAGGCGCGTTTCCGGGACGGTACGGGCCGGGGCGTACGCCGTACCGAACTCCACGCCGCGTTACGGCGCCGGGCGGACGCGCTGGGAGTGGAGACGGTCCGGGGCAAGGTCGGAGAAGTACGGCAGAGCGCCGACCGGGTGTACGCCGGGGGCCGGACCGCGCGGTGGCTGATCGCCGCCGACGGGCTGCACTCGCCGATCCGCCGGGGCCTCGGCCTGGATCGGCCGGACCGGGCCCCGTCCCGCTACGGGCTCCGGCGACACTTCCATGTAGAGCCGTGGTCGGACTTCGTGGAGGTCCACTGGTCGCGGCACGGAGAGGCGTATGTGACGCCCGTCGGGGACGATCTGGTCGGCGTGGCCGTGCTGAGCCGCGAGCGTCGGGGTTACGGCGAACACCTCGCCCAGTTCCCCGAGTTGGCCCCGCTGCTGGGGGAACGGCCCGCGAGCGGCGTACGCGGCGCGGGCCCGCTGCGGCAGCGGGTGAGCAGTCCGCTGGCCGGACGGGTACTGCTGGTGGGCGACGCCGCCGGTTACGTGGACGCGCTGACCGGGGAGGGGGTCGCCCTGGCCCTCTCCACGGCGGGGGCGGCGGTGCGCGCGCTGGCGCAGGGCCGGCCGCGGACATACCCCGCGGCCTGGTCGAAGCTGACGAGACGCCACCGCCTTCTTACGGAGGGCCTGTTGTACGCCACCCGAAGCCCGGGCGCGGCCCGCCTGATCGTCCCCACGGCGGCCCGCCTCCCCTCGGTCTTCGCGGCGGCGGTGCACGCGTTGCAGTAG